Below is a window of Fimbriimonadaceae bacterium DNA.
TTCAGTGCGGAGGAGAAGCGGCAACCATTGAATCTGAATACGCAGATCACGTAAAGCCCGACTCATGGAAAGCAGACACCAATGGCCTTGAAGAAGGCCTGCTGCCTCCGTCTCACACACTTGAAAATATTGGAGAACTGTCTGGCTACCTTAGCGCTGTTGATGGGCTTGACTTCGCAATGACGGAAATGAGGACCCTGGCCAAGCGTCTTGCCGAATTGATGGGCGTAGAAGTACCAAGCTCGTTCTGGAACCAAGAGTCGTTGGCTACAACAGCCAAAAGACTCGCCGCCGCGCCCGATTTGCGGGGGCTAAACGTTGAAAGCGAAAAGTGGCTCACAGAAGAGGCTACGTTGCGTAAGGCGCTGGAACTCTTAAAGTCTTGCCAAAGCGCTCATATGAAACTTCAGGGCAAGGTGTCCCCAAGCGTTTGGACCACAGACATTGAGCCGATGCTGATGACTCTTGAGAAAGAGGGCGCTTCAGTTTTAAAGCGGTGGTTTAGTCGCCGCTACCGAGATGCAGCAACCTCGTCAACAAGAGCGCTCGGCTTGCAAGGCAAAGTAACCCATGTCAACCTTGTGGCGATGCTCAGTGAGGTCCGTGTGGAGCGACAGTCACGGGCTCGCCTCACACAACTGCGACCTTCGCTTCTGGAGCTCTTTGCGGAGCGCTGGTCAATCGAAGATGCTAATGCCGACGAGCTTGCTTCGTGTATTGACTTTCTTTCGTTGCTCCACGGTGACGTTGGTAAGGACAAACTTGAAAGGGGCACCGTCCGTTGCCTGCTCCGCCAAGACTCCTTGCGTGATATTGGCAAGTTGGCTGACGGACTTCGCACCGCCATGTCTACAAGCTCGACAACAATCGGGCAATTTCGTACGGCACTTCAGGTTCACGACTCGGGGGCATTCGAGTCAGATACAGGCGACCCGAACGAAAGGCTATACCGTTTTGTAATCGACATCATTGAACCGGCCAAAGCTATAGCTGACGGACTATTTAGACCCTCAAGCTCCACGCCAACTTGGCAAGAACGACTCCGACGCATTGACGCAATTCGACGGCATCAATCAGCCACAAAAGAATACACGGAGGAAGAAAAAACCTTAGTCAAGTGCCTCGGATCGGAGACGTTGGCGACGGCCGACTGGTTTGGCCTACATCGATTGATTGACTGGACGGTGGACTTGATCAATCGCGTTGAAACAGGAGTTTTGCCAACCGGACTCCTGCAGTTTTTTGGCAAGGGCGATAGTCCAAAGGGGCTTGAAGAACAGCTTGCAGAGCTTCGACACTTACGTGACTCCTATTCAGGTCTCATTGATAGCATCTCCGACCGTGCCCAACTGGATGGGGGCGGCGAAGCGTTTCTACAACAGTCATTAGATGTACAAGAGGCTCGGCTGAAGGCGTGGCAGACGCACGTAGAGGACCTGGAAAGCTATTTTCGCTACAACTTGCTTTCCAAGCAAGTCCATGAAGCAGGCATAGAGCAAGCAACGCAGCTTGCCGAGACTTGGGAGCCTGCAGGATCGCGATTAGCTGCCGAATTTAAGCGAGCCTGGTACAACGGCTTGCTTGACGAGGCGGTGCAGTCACGTCCTGTGCTTCAAGAGTTCGATCGGAAGACACACGAGGAGATTGTTGAGTCCTTCCGGTCTTTAGATCGGGGCCTAATCGAACTCAATCAAACGAAGGTAGCGCTATCCCACTGGAAGACCGTACCCAGAGGATCAGCAGTTGGTGAGATGGGATTCCTTTTGCTTCAGATGAATCGCCAGCGCGGGCACAAGGCAATACGGATTGCAATGAAGGAAGCCCCCTCCGCAATACAAGCGATCAGGCCAGTCTTTCTAATGAGCCCAATGTCTGTGGCGATGTATCTTCCGCCGGATGGGCCTGAGTTTGATGTTGTGATCTTTGACGAGGCAAGCCAGATAAAGCCCGAAGACTCCCTTGGTAGCATCATACGGGCAAAGCAAATGATTGTCGTGGGCGACTCGAAGCAAATGCCACCAACTAGTGTATTCGAGCGAATGACAGCTTCAGACGACGGAGACCTAGAATCTGAAGAGGATCAAGAAGCTCAGGACCTTGGCGAGCAAGAGAGTATCTTGGCTCTTGCTTCGGCACGGATTCCTGAGGGTTCATCAAATCGAAGGGATTTGCGGTGGCATTATCGGAGCCGCCATCAGGACCTCATTTTAACGTCGAACCGACTTTTTTACAAAGATCGGCTTGTGATCTTTCCACACCCGCGTGAGAAAGATAGTGAAATGGGCCTTATCTTTCGGCATTTGCCTTCCACGATCTACAGTAGGGGAGGATCACGTAAGAATGAAATGGAGGCGAAGGCTATCGTAGAAGCTGTTGTCAAGCATGTCTTGGAATCCCCAAACTTGACGCTCGGAATTGTTGCTTTTAGCAAGGCTCAGCAAGAGGCAATAGAGGACCAACTTGACCTTGCCAGGAAAGCAGAACCAGCCTTACGACACTTTGACGAGCAACACGGGCTAGACAGACTCTTTGTCAAGAATCTTGAGACAGTTCAAGGAGATCAGCGAGATGTAATCTTCATCTCGGTTGGTTACGGTCGTGACGAGAATGGGTTTATGGATGGTCGGTCCTTTGCAACACTCAACAAGGCTGGTGGAGAACGTCGACTAAATGTGTTGATCACACGTGCACGAATTCGTACAGTGGTCTTCTCAAACTTCCGAGCCGCAGATATGCGAATAGAGGCCTCCCAAGGCGCAGGGGTTCATGCATTTCACACGTTCCTCGCCTTCGCTGAATCCGGGCACCTCGATGCAATGCCATCCGTTTTCAAGCCGGAACCGTCCTACTTCGAGGACTGCGTTTTCGAGCAGTTGCGAAACCGTGGTTATGACGTGACACGGCAGGTAGGGTCAGAACACTTCTATATTGACCTCGCAGTACGGAATCCAGCCGAGCCCGGGAAGTACTCAATCGGAATTGAATGCGACGGTCGTATGTACCACTCAGCAAAGTCTGCACGCGACCGAGATCGGCTTCGCCAACAAGTCCTTGAAGATCGTGGTTGGCGAATTCACAGGATCTGGAGTACCGATTGGTGGCGGCACCCAGAGCGCGAACTTGAGAGATGTGCCGAGGCGATTGAAGCATCCTTCAGGTTTGAGGGGATCATGGCTGACCCAGCCGCGACGCCTACAGAACAACAGCTTATCCATGAAACGGGGGAAGAAGACGAGGGACAATCCACCCCCCAATCTAACAAAGAGTCATCAATAGTGCCCGACTACATTCTTGCAGAATTGACTTGGCCCCGGTACCAAGAGCTTCTTGACACTCCCCCTTGGCAGCTAGCGGGCCTCGTTGGCAAGGTCGCCCAAGTTGAAGCGCCAGTGCATTTTGATGAGATAGTTCGACGAATTCGGGAGGCTGCAGGTAAAAGTCGTGCGGGCTCACAAATCAGGCCGCATATTGAGGGCGCTGTCAGGGCGGCAGAACGGCAAGGATTGATCAAATTCAAAATGCCATTCGTATACTTGCCCAATCAGACTGAGTTTGTAGTACGGAGTCGATCACAGTTTCCGCAGCAGGTCAAGAAGATTGACCTGATTGCGCCAGAAGAGATTGAACTGGCTGCCACAGAAATTCTCAGGGACTCGATTGCCGTTGAGCCGGATCAAATCGCCCGCCCTCTTGCAAACCGGCTTGGGTTTGACCGAGTAACGCCTGAGATAGCGGCGCACGTGCTCAAAGTAATTGATGCGGCCACAAAGGCTGGACGGTTTGAGAAATCTCTAAGCCGACTCAAACGCCCTGCTGAAACATGACGTAACTGAGGATCGCCACTCGGCACATCGTGGCTGGTGCCACAGGTCGAAAACCGTAATTCAGCCGTATTTCGGAGGCTTGGGATTCCTCTTCGCACAGTGTCCCGTAAAGGGTCTTTGAAAGGTCTTTTAACGCGTTTTGCAAGGGTTTCGGTATCTTCATGGGCCCCCACAGAACATGCGCCCTGTAAGCGTATCCGGGGGACAGACTTTCTGGACCGGATCGCTTAGTCTGCCGGTAGCAGCAAGCCGAATGAGAGACGCTATCTTTCCAACTGTTTCTGCAAGACCGTATCCGGCAAAGACGTTACCTTGCCTATCGTCTCATAGCACGAAAACTTGAGCCAGCCCCTACACTCAGGTGGAACAGGCGCTAAATGTCAATCGGGAGGTCTTTCAGGAATTTGGAAGGCCGAGAAACGGCCTTCTCATCAAATGCGGTCTGTGCAGAAACGGCAGCGATCCACTGCACCCGACCCCACGCGCACGCGCTAGCCGAACTCATCCCAAAGCCGCGTCACTGTGGCATGAGGAAGACTGCCGGGGTTTGGGTGTCCAGAAAGGTCTACAAAGGCAATGTGAGGCTCAGCAAACTCAATAACGTCCGAATAGTCGGTCAGAACGTCGAGCCAAGCGGATTGCGCGGTCTCAAAGTCGAACGCACTCAACTCGACAAAGCGGGCGTCGGACATAATTGACAGTGCTTGCCGCTCGGCCATGCCGGGTGAAATCCCTTTGGTTTGAGCCGAGAAATAAGCTTCCAGAACCGCTTTGTTCCGAACAACGATCAGCGGCCTCCCCAAGTTTTCTGGATCGTCAAAAGTCAGCGCTTGCCCAAAGAAGTATTCAATGTGAAAACACACGACATAGTGCATTTGCGTCTACTGTGATACACTGATTATCCACAATGACCACGAGCACTGTGTGGGCAGAGACACATTCTATATTTGGAAGCACAAGTGCACGGGGATGCAGATGAACAACCAAACCCCACCGGTCGCCGAGCACTCTGCAGACGCCGTTCGGGATACCCCCCCCCGGATTCTGGGGTGTCATCACTTGAAGCGGCCTAGTGTTACGAGTGAACGAGTCAATGAGGGCAGTCCACTTGTTTTTTTGTATTCAGTGACTTCAGGAAGACGTGCTACTTTTTTATTTAGACTGGACATGCGTTAGATGCTGAGATAACGTTGCATGGTCGAGCACACCAGCACGTCGCAACCGCATGATTCCAAATCGCGTACACTTGTACAAATGCTTGACCTGAATGTCAATCAAGCTGGAGAGTGAAAGAATGAACGGAAAGTTTCTACTTGTCGTAGCCGCATCGGTCGTATTGGTCTTGGGATGTCGCAGCGAGCGACGCTCCGTTGCCACATCATCTCCTGCCAAATTAGTGTTAGTAGGCTCGATAATGCCTCTGACAGGCGATGCTGCGTCATTAGGTAAGCCTTGTGAACAGGGCATCGAGCTGGCAATTCAACAATATAATGCCTCAAAGACGGTAAACGAGCCAGAAATCAGAATTGTTTCAGAGGACGATCAGGCAGACGCTGCGAAGGCTGTAAGCGCATTCCAGAAGCTCGCAGACGCTGATGGAGTGAAGGTGATTATTGGACCTCTTACAAGCGGCGGCACGCTTGCCGTTGCACCGCTTGCTAACCAAAAGAGTGTAATTGTTCTATCGCCAGGAGCATCCGCAGCTGAGGTCACGTCCGCAGGCGACTATGTTTTTCGTAACGAGATATCTGAGTCTACCGGCTCGAGTGAACTTGCAGCTCTCACTATTCAAAAGCTAGGTAGCTTGAAGATCGCAGTACTGTACGTAAACAATCCTTACGGAGCGAGCACAAGGTCTCCTTTCGAGGCCAAGGTAAAGGAGTTGGGAAGTACTATCGTTGCATCAGAGCCTTTCAATACAGATGCAACCAATCTTCGCTCGCAACTAGAACGAGCCCGTCAAGCAGGCGCTGACACATTGTACGTAGTCTATCAAGACGAACGTCATATCAAGGACGTACTTCGACAACGTGACGAATTGGGCCTTAGAGCTCGTGTTCTAACGACTCCAGTGTTCGCAGACGAAGGAACTATTGCGACTTTGGGTAAATTGGCAGAAGGAGTCATATTCGGCTACTACGGGTCTTACAATTTAAATACGTCAGATCTGGGGGCCCGCAACTTTATTGCAGCTTACAAAGAGCGATTTAAGACGAGCCCGTCCTACTTTGCCGCCCAAGGCTATGACGCAGCGAATCTTATCATCGCAGGACTAAGAAATGCGCACTTTCATCCTAGTTCCCTGAAAGAGTCCCTCCTCCAATTATCGACGTTCAAGGGAGTTTCTGGGGCCATGTCATTCGATGCAAACGGCGACGTCAAAAAGGAAGTATCCTTAAAAGTTGTAAAGGGAGGGAGAATCGTTGAGTTCTGAGTCTTCTCGGCTTGTGGTGGTCACGGGTGTAGGTTTCCGCGGCTCGGCATCGGACAATGTATTCAACAGCAAAGAGGCCAAGGCAAACCTTGGGGCTTGGTCTGCCCTAAAGATTGCAGGAGATGGTCTTCCTGTACTCGCCGTGGCCAGGTCTGAGGAGAAGCTAAAGCGTGTTGTAGAGTCAATACGAGAAGTTCATCCACATTCGAATATCACCGAGCGCTCTGCTGATGTACTAGACAGGACACAAGTGAGTAAATTGGTTAAGTCGATAGACTCAAATACCAGAATCGATCTTGTCCACAGCGTGGGACTTTCGAGCGGTGCATACACAATACCTGAGGATAATCCTTATTTAAATATTGGGAATACTCCTGATGACTTGCCCACACGTGAGTTCGACACAGTTGTTCGATCACTGCTTCTGATGGTGCAGGAACTGTTGCCAAGATGGGAGTTACAAGCGGAAACAAACTTAGTCGTAATCGCAAGTATGAGCGGGATCAGACCGTATCCCTTGGGTTACGCACATGCGAGCGCTAAGGCTGGACTGCATCATGCGGTTCGTGTTCTAACGCTAGAGCTACTAAAAAAGGGGGTATACGTGTCTGAGATAAACCCCGGCATGGTAGACACTGGCATGTACGACAGCATTGCTGTAAAAGAGGCAGTGACAAGAATTGCAAAAGAGTTTGGCTATGACTATTCAAAAGGTGAATTGCCACAGGCTCCTCCAGAATCAATTGCGGACCTAGCCTTAGTGTGCCTACGGTCCAGGCTTCATGTTCTCTCTGTCAACGCTGTTGCGAAGGGGCAGTTTCCACATGCCGGAGCTTAGCGGAACCAAGATTGCACTGCCAGGGCTTAACCCCGCTGACATAGCTATAGGATTCAGTGAAGTTCCGAACTCCATTGCAATAACAGCTATTTGCACTGCCAGCTGTGCGAGGTATCAGTCGCTCGAAGACTACTTGGAGGTGCAGACTGCTAAAGATCAAGTATTGAAACTCTTCACCGACACTGCGAGTTTGGATCACGCCATGGATCTTGGCTATGCGCTCGGACTAATAGCATTGCAAATGACCGAAACAAAAACTGCTGAGATTGCTTCTGTAGCTAGCGAGATCTTGTCAAAGGGATATACCGTTTCATTTCCTAAACAAAACCGCAACAAAACTTGGTTATCGATCAAGAAGTTACTCAAGGTACTCGAACAAGTTGAATTTGATGACGCCCTGCTGTGCCAGTTTTTCGACGCTGCTACTGGGGTGCCCATTCAGATAGAGATTAACAGGAGAGAGTTACAGAGCGAACGTGACTACCTGTTCCGCTTTGGAATGGCCATGGAAAGGGCGATGTTTGGCAAGTTTGAGAGTCTCGTCGGCCTTTGGCTTAACGACATGAATACGGATGGTCATCGAACTGCACTGTGCGTCTGGTGCAACAAAGGTGACTTTGAATTAGTAAGTGCAGGCATGCAAGCATTGTTCGAAAACAGTCTAGTTGGCGGTGGCCCTTTGGAAAAGACTAGAAGCGAAGTCCTAAAGTACATCAACGATCTGCGGCAGCCACGCGTATTGCTTCCCAATAAAAGACTACTATCAGAGCAACGTGACAAGTATCTATCCGACCTGCAAGATGTTGCGCAAAACAGCACCTCGATAGAACACTTATCGGCAATTTTAGAGCGACTTAGGATCCAAGGGCAAGGTGCCTCACCTGCTGATATTCAACAGCTAACTATTGAGTTTTCAGAGAGTAAAAACCAATGAGGTCTTTCCGCATTTCTTGGAGTTCTTTCCCCACTACACTACTAGGCTTCACTCCAGAAGCCCATCTGATCGTTGTCGTTGCCCTACTCTTGGGAGTCGCCGGGACGGGTGTGAGTAATAGTCTTTACTCATCTTTTGACCTAAAGCACCTTACTTCTGCTGTTGCACTTCTGGTTGGAACATCATCATATTTGCGAGTTGTAGAGAAGGCAAATCAGGTGTGGGTCGAAGCAAAGACTACGGCTTTGGCTACTTCCAAGTCAGGCGAGGAGCGCGTCTCGCCTGATGCCATTGTGAAGCATATATTGCGACAGGCTCCTGCGCAATTCATCCTCGATACTGCTCGCGCCTTTAGAACCGCCTTGATATGGGTCTCTATTGGCATTCTTATACCATTCACATCCCTACCACCAGCCTCGATAATCATA
It encodes the following:
- a CDS encoding DUF3320 domain-containing protein, which encodes MNLVGNGTIRAAELLERFRDNLLGTERNNRLVNFRSRTLTSKRPIERVVEVTGEDPTQVFSTLVNEQRVMSFHGQPDKQDRLDLEQEGESNEYFDEASESQVDQTDEKLNTPLQRSRLERHLTKIHRDQVAMIEEQGVNALYLALGMLEWYEADHSCERRLAPLVLVPVLLERTERGGFKLTWDGAEIGTNLSLAALLKKDFAIDLPMVPSEEIDVDKYAAQVSAAIRDQKDWKVQTDTIALAFFSFAKFLIYKDLAPSSWPKARSILEHPVLQALFKVTEFEEIENALTDNDDLDSHRPIGQTNEVFDADSSQTLAILQAQQGKSMVIEGPPGTGKSQTIANLIAEFVSQGKRVLFVSEKGAALNVVHDNLKRAKLDQCCIEIHGTKSKKQAFYQGLKDTVEQAQPRLAAANEALRTLSNSRDTLNHYVEALHTPLGVSIRTSEKYVSEGNREQGTVGVLRGISPREAIGRLISLGPEPDTDGRMSFEWMYGWTQDDFDSKLELVASLEAQVSRLGRPAHHAFAGSKRTYISPDDKRDLARKIDEAVASFGKFRAAIDFLTNRLHLEPAVDLDDVINFGHVVDFIVSAPDTRGVDFGQAIWKTDPERIKSAVQCGGEAATIESEYADHVKPDSWKADTNGLEEGLLPPSHTLENIGELSGYLSAVDGLDFAMTEMRTLAKRLAELMGVEVPSSFWNQESLATTAKRLAAAPDLRGLNVESEKWLTEEATLRKALELLKSCQSAHMKLQGKVSPSVWTTDIEPMLMTLEKEGASVLKRWFSRRYRDAATSSTRALGLQGKVTHVNLVAMLSEVRVERQSRARLTQLRPSLLELFAERWSIEDANADELASCIDFLSLLHGDVGKDKLERGTVRCLLRQDSLRDIGKLADGLRTAMSTSSTTIGQFRTALQVHDSGAFESDTGDPNERLYRFVIDIIEPAKAIADGLFRPSSSTPTWQERLRRIDAIRRHQSATKEYTEEEKTLVKCLGSETLATADWFGLHRLIDWTVDLINRVETGVLPTGLLQFFGKGDSPKGLEEQLAELRHLRDSYSGLIDSISDRAQLDGGGEAFLQQSLDVQEARLKAWQTHVEDLESYFRYNLLSKQVHEAGIEQATQLAETWEPAGSRLAAEFKRAWYNGLLDEAVQSRPVLQEFDRKTHEEIVESFRSLDRGLIELNQTKVALSHWKTVPRGSAVGEMGFLLLQMNRQRGHKAIRIAMKEAPSAIQAIRPVFLMSPMSVAMYLPPDGPEFDVVIFDEASQIKPEDSLGSIIRAKQMIVVGDSKQMPPTSVFERMTASDDGDLESEEDQEAQDLGEQESILALASARIPEGSSNRRDLRWHYRSRHQDLILTSNRLFYKDRLVIFPHPREKDSEMGLIFRHLPSTIYSRGGSRKNEMEAKAIVEAVVKHVLESPNLTLGIVAFSKAQQEAIEDQLDLARKAEPALRHFDEQHGLDRLFVKNLETVQGDQRDVIFISVGYGRDENGFMDGRSFATLNKAGGERRLNVLITRARIRTVVFSNFRAADMRIEASQGAGVHAFHTFLAFAESGHLDAMPSVFKPEPSYFEDCVFEQLRNRGYDVTRQVGSEHFYIDLAVRNPAEPGKYSIGIECDGRMYHSAKSARDRDRLRQQVLEDRGWRIHRIWSTDWWRHPERELERCAEAIEASFRFEGIMADPAATPTEQQLIHETGEEDEGQSTPQSNKESSIVPDYILAELTWPRYQELLDTPPWQLAGLVGKVAQVEAPVHFDEIVRRIREAAGKSRAGSQIRPHIEGAVRAAERQGLIKFKMPFVYLPNQTEFVVRSRSQFPQQVKKIDLIAPEEIELAATEILRDSIAVEPDQIARPLANRLGFDRVTPEIAAHVLKVIDAATKAGRFEKSLSRLKRPAET
- a CDS encoding penicillin-binding protein activator encodes the protein MSIKLESERMNGKFLLVVAASVVLVLGCRSERRSVATSSPAKLVLVGSIMPLTGDAASLGKPCEQGIELAIQQYNASKTVNEPEIRIVSEDDQADAAKAVSAFQKLADADGVKVIIGPLTSGGTLAVAPLANQKSVIVLSPGASAAEVTSAGDYVFRNEISESTGSSELAALTIQKLGSLKIAVLYVNNPYGASTRSPFEAKVKELGSTIVASEPFNTDATNLRSQLERARQAGADTLYVVYQDERHIKDVLRQRDELGLRARVLTTPVFADEGTIATLGKLAEGVIFGYYGSYNLNTSDLGARNFIAAYKERFKTSPSYFAAQGYDAANLIIAGLRNAHFHPSSLKESLLQLSTFKGVSGAMSFDANGDVKKEVSLKVVKGGRIVEF
- a CDS encoding SDR family oxidoreductase codes for the protein MSSESSRLVVVTGVGFRGSASDNVFNSKEAKANLGAWSALKIAGDGLPVLAVARSEEKLKRVVESIREVHPHSNITERSADVLDRTQVSKLVKSIDSNTRIDLVHSVGLSSGAYTIPEDNPYLNIGNTPDDLPTREFDTVVRSLLLMVQELLPRWELQAETNLVVIASMSGIRPYPLGYAHASAKAGLHHAVRVLTLELLKKGVYVSEINPGMVDTGMYDSIAVKEAVTRIAKEFGYDYSKGELPQAPPESIADLALVCLRSRLHVLSVNAVAKGQFPHAGA